Proteins from a genomic interval of Nocardioides jishulii:
- a CDS encoding GTP pyrophosphokinase translates to MPEWGIYRGVSSYEAQPEKSAAGAPEVVDPTAVLKAEAAVKADAVEPLRSLAGVAPGEDPRDVLRDVRAHLATFMMEYKFALDEVETKTNILREEFELANDYSPIEHVKSRLKSLESLAEKVARMNVPSDLASIREEIRDIAGIRVTTAFVEDTYLIADMLTRQRDLTVLARKDYIAEPKENGYQSLHLVVSVPVFLSDRTVEVPVEVQIRTIAMDFWASVEHQIYYKYAGQVPPHLNLTLTEVARIAAALDMEMGALRSEVQSLAQEAPQVRGETFRPDDPLR, encoded by the coding sequence ATGCCCGAGTGGGGTATCTATAGAGGGGTGAGCTCGTACGAAGCGCAGCCCGAGAAGTCCGCAGCGGGTGCCCCGGAGGTGGTGGACCCCACGGCTGTGCTGAAGGCTGAGGCGGCCGTCAAGGCCGACGCGGTCGAGCCACTGCGGTCGCTGGCTGGGGTCGCGCCCGGCGAGGACCCGCGCGACGTCCTGCGCGACGTCCGCGCACACCTGGCGACCTTCATGATGGAGTACAAGTTCGCCCTCGACGAGGTCGAGACGAAGACGAACATCTTGCGCGAGGAGTTCGAGCTCGCCAACGACTACAGCCCCATCGAGCACGTGAAGTCGCGGCTGAAGTCGCTCGAGAGCCTGGCCGAGAAGGTGGCCCGGATGAACGTCCCGAGCGACCTGGCGTCCATCCGCGAGGAGATCCGTGACATCGCCGGCATCCGGGTCACCACCGCCTTCGTCGAGGACACCTACCTGATCGCCGACATGCTGACCCGGCAGCGCGACCTGACGGTGCTGGCCCGCAAGGACTACATCGCGGAGCCGAAGGAGAACGGCTACCAGAGCCTGCACCTGGTGGTCTCGGTGCCGGTCTTCCTCTCCGACCGCACGGTGGAGGTGCCCGTGGAGGTGCAGATCCGCACCATCGCGATGGACTTCTGGGCCAGCGTCGAGCACCAGATCTACTACAAGTACGCAGGCCAGGTGCCGCCGCACCTCAACCTCACCCTGACCGAGGTGGCCCGGATCGCGGCGGCCCTCGACATGGAGATGGGTGCGCTGCGCTCCGAGGTCCAGTCGCTCGCCCAGGAGGCGCCCCAGGTGCGGGGGGAGACCTTCCGCCCGGACGACCCGCTGCGCTGA
- a CDS encoding ABC transporter ATP-binding protein: protein MTTTLAGHDLVLGYPRTTVVHGVSVDIRPGVVTALVGPNGSGKSTVLRSLARLHPVTSGSVELDGVDSAPLNARAFARRVTLLSQSRPHPSGVTVQDVVTFGRHPHRHRFSALSADDHRAIDDAMTLTGVTAMADRPVDQLSGGELQRVWLASCLAQDTGVILLDEPTNHLDLRYQVETLDLVRDLADHHGTAVGVVLHDLNQTAAVADRVVLLHHGRVIAAGDPADVLTSDHLSEVYGLLIDTTVDPETGRLRIDPRSRHLRR, encoded by the coding sequence ATGACCACGACCTTGGCCGGACACGACCTGGTGCTCGGCTACCCCCGCACCACCGTCGTCCACGGAGTCTCGGTCGACATCCGCCCCGGCGTCGTCACCGCCCTCGTCGGCCCCAACGGGTCGGGCAAGTCGACGGTGCTCCGCTCGTTGGCTCGCCTCCACCCCGTCACCTCGGGGTCGGTCGAGCTCGACGGTGTCGACAGCGCTCCCCTCAACGCACGCGCGTTCGCCCGCCGCGTCACCCTCCTCTCCCAGTCACGGCCCCACCCGTCGGGCGTGACGGTGCAGGACGTGGTCACCTTCGGGCGTCACCCGCACCGTCACCGCTTCTCCGCGCTGTCGGCGGACGACCACCGCGCCATCGACGACGCGATGACGTTGACGGGCGTGACCGCGATGGCAGACCGCCCCGTCGACCAGCTCTCCGGGGGCGAGCTGCAGCGCGTCTGGCTGGCCAGCTGCCTGGCGCAGGACACGGGCGTGATCCTTCTCGACGAACCCACCAACCACCTCGACCTGCGCTACCAGGTGGAGACGCTGGACCTGGTCCGCGACCTGGCCGACCACCACGGGACCGCCGTCGGCGTCGTCCTGCACGACCTCAACCAGACCGCCGCCGTGGCGGACCGGGTCGTCCTGCTGCACCACGGGCGCGTGATCGCTGCTGGCGACCCTGCCGACGTGCTCACGTCCGACCACCTCTCCGAGGTGTACGGACTCCTGATCGACACGACCGTCGACCCCGAGACCGGGCGCCTGCGGATCGACCCTCGCAGCAGGCACCTCCGGCGCTGA
- a CDS encoding T3SS (YopN, CesT) and YbjN peptide-binding chaperone 1 yields MSEATRGEGPTGCDWDALDARWSEFERALSRHLARMVDPDEADLLILEVPGFDDDEPGTAPYAQFSACDGGEALHTEVAGNAHLGSPFRLDEASSARTRQAGWAGADGHEKNWFREDPVSRAPEVAAGVVEALRTQFGVVHPELLTYRSWGPAARIADDLGLCQSAAVPIDTVDQRGRTTESFPEGEVHEPASRDDLLALVGGVLRLKFDRVTLEDDGDFVVLHQGQPVFVRVLSDQPAVQVFTRVVHGVRSRRGAAVELGLLNRDHPWVKWTLHSRSVWQSLMVPAMPFAEVHLAGMLDVFLMAMADTRHDLAVRTDGEVA; encoded by the coding sequence ATGAGCGAGGCAACGCGCGGTGAGGGCCCGACGGGATGTGACTGGGACGCGCTCGACGCCCGGTGGAGCGAGTTCGAGCGTGCTCTCTCGCGCCACCTGGCCCGGATGGTCGACCCCGACGAGGCCGACCTGCTCATCCTCGAGGTGCCCGGTTTCGACGACGACGAGCCGGGCACCGCGCCGTACGCCCAGTTCTCCGCCTGCGACGGGGGAGAGGCGCTCCACACGGAGGTGGCGGGCAACGCCCACCTCGGGTCCCCCTTCAGGCTCGACGAGGCCTCCAGCGCCCGGACGCGGCAGGCCGGGTGGGCGGGGGCCGACGGGCACGAGAAGAACTGGTTCCGCGAGGACCCGGTGTCCCGGGCGCCCGAGGTCGCTGCCGGGGTCGTGGAGGCGCTGCGCACCCAGTTCGGGGTCGTCCACCCGGAGCTGCTCACCTACCGGTCCTGGGGGCCCGCGGCCCGGATCGCCGACGACCTGGGGCTCTGCCAGAGCGCAGCGGTGCCCATCGACACGGTCGACCAGCGAGGTCGTACGACGGAGTCGTTCCCCGAGGGGGAGGTGCACGAGCCAGCGAGTCGTGACGACCTGCTGGCGCTCGTCGGCGGCGTGCTGCGCCTCAAGTTCGACCGGGTGACGTTGGAGGACGACGGCGACTTCGTGGTGCTCCACCAGGGGCAGCCCGTGTTCGTCCGGGTGCTGTCCGACCAGCCCGCCGTGCAGGTCTTCACCCGCGTGGTCCACGGCGTACGGTCACGCCGGGGCGCAGCGGTCGAGCTCGGGCTGCTCAACCGTGACCACCCGTGGGTGAAGTGGACGCTGCACAGCCGCTCGGTGTGGCAGAGCCTGATGGTGCCCGCGATGCCCTTCGCCGAGGTGCACCTGGCCGGGATGCTCGACGTCTTCCTGATGGCCATGGCCGACACCCGTCACGACCTCGCCGTGAGGACCGACGGCGAGGTCGCCTGA
- a CDS encoding iron-siderophore ABC transporter substrate-binding protein, whose amino-acid sequence MLKHTIAAALAGVTALALTACGQTTDDSSAKDEAPRASAECDGVKTSTDPVSMTDAYGRTIELDKPAERVAVLEWQQTEDLLTLCVAPVAVADAKGFSTWVTSEELPAETKDVGTRGEPNLEALFATDPDLIVVEAYTAKDDILKQLAKYDVPVLATKGADAKDPIAQMKSTFELIAEATGREEHAEDVLDDFDSALEEAKETIADSDAAGTEFVYFDGYVDGANVAIRPYGQGSLVGELGEELGLKNVWTGQVDPAYGLGQTDIEGMTKVGDATFFYTGTSDPANPDSDVDAELAQSKVWTSIPAVSEDRTYAFPGGIWTFGGPRSATQMVDAYVSFLTK is encoded by the coding sequence ATGCTCAAGCACACCATCGCCGCCGCCCTGGCGGGCGTCACGGCCCTCGCCCTGACCGCCTGTGGCCAGACCACCGACGACTCCAGCGCCAAGGACGAGGCCCCCCGGGCCTCCGCCGAGTGCGACGGCGTGAAGACCTCCACCGACCCGGTGAGCATGACCGACGCCTACGGCCGCACGATCGAGCTCGACAAGCCCGCCGAGCGGGTCGCCGTCCTGGAGTGGCAGCAGACCGAGGACCTGCTCACCCTGTGCGTCGCGCCGGTCGCGGTCGCCGACGCCAAGGGCTTCAGCACCTGGGTCACCTCCGAGGAGCTGCCCGCCGAGACCAAGGACGTCGGCACCCGCGGCGAGCCGAACCTCGAGGCCCTCTTCGCGACCGACCCCGACCTCATCGTGGTCGAGGCCTACACGGCGAAGGACGACATCCTCAAGCAGCTGGCCAAGTACGACGTGCCCGTGCTCGCCACGAAGGGAGCCGACGCGAAGGACCCGATCGCCCAGATGAAGTCGACCTTCGAGCTCATCGCCGAGGCCACCGGTCGCGAAGAGCATGCCGAGGACGTCCTCGACGACTTCGACTCCGCGCTGGAGGAGGCCAAGGAGACGATCGCCGACAGCGACGCCGCCGGCACCGAGTTCGTCTACTTCGACGGCTACGTCGACGGAGCCAACGTGGCCATCCGCCCCTACGGGCAGGGCTCCCTGGTCGGTGAGCTCGGCGAGGAGCTCGGGCTGAAGAACGTCTGGACCGGCCAGGTCGACCCGGCCTACGGGCTCGGCCAGACCGACATCGAAGGCATGACCAAGGTCGGCGACGCGACGTTCTTCTACACCGGCACCAGCGACCCCGCCAACCCCGACTCCGACGTCGACGCCGAGCTGGCGCAGAGCAAGGTCTGGACGTCGATCCCCGCCGTCTCCGAGGACCGGACGTACGCCTTCCCCGGCGGCATCTGGACCTTCGGCGGCCCGCGCTCGGCCACCCAGATGGTCGACGCGTACGTGTCGTTCCTGACCAAGTGA
- a CDS encoding FAD-dependent monooxygenase, with amino-acid sequence MTETDIPTLLAQRDNPPFETMHTVAISGMGPVGMVAALRLALLGHDVIVFEALPELSEEARASTFHPSSLELLEQLGVVDELHAVGLKAPIYQYRERSGAVLSQMDMTLLEGETKYPYRLQSEQNNLTQIILRKLEQMPNVTLRFSSPVVRVERGDRHVRIHLEGGHRDEPVLARWMIACDGASSPVRKSLGIAFEGTTYDERFLVISTTHEFRDDFPDLAYVSYIYDPKEWGVLLRTPNHWRALFPVTDAETDEEVMSPDNMEARMQRLNPKETPYDIVHRNVYAVNMRSASTYASGQVLLAGDAAHCNNPLGGMGMNSGIHDAWTAVECIHAVLADGVDATHAAQLYSELRRDAAINHVQARAQKNYDSMRQDDDAARAEQADELSALDRDLFEKREHQRTAAMFTSLRITLGRLKRELHAVKAPNRSGGQELSRLLSLGPVTAAGAYDGVSAKLVESSGFKAVYVPGSAVSAAVMGQPDLGYLGLAEMAEAVRRITSATTLPVIVDGDTGYGGVLQTGEAVRRLEQVGAAAVQFEDQLAPKRCGHLGGKELVETEEMVAKIRIAVAERTSALIIARTDAKGVDGFDAVLERAAAYARAGADLVFAEGVTSREELTALRAVVQGRPLMVNLSEAGDSSDLPPIEIAHEAGVGLLIHPVSAVLAAAEGIAETYRRLLSTGTSGKGQQDWKAFTTVLGQDEQLERAARLAADDA; translated from the coding sequence ATGACCGAGACCGACATCCCCACGCTCCTGGCGCAGAGGGACAACCCGCCGTTCGAGACGATGCACACCGTCGCCATCTCGGGCATGGGTCCCGTGGGCATGGTGGCTGCCCTGCGGCTGGCCCTGCTGGGCCATGACGTCATCGTCTTCGAGGCGTTGCCCGAGCTGTCGGAGGAGGCGCGAGCCTCCACCTTCCACCCCTCCTCGCTCGAGCTGCTGGAGCAGCTGGGCGTCGTGGACGAGCTCCACGCGGTCGGCCTCAAGGCGCCGATCTACCAGTACCGCGAGCGCAGTGGGGCCGTGCTGTCCCAGATGGACATGACCCTGCTCGAGGGGGAGACGAAGTACCCCTACCGCCTCCAGAGCGAGCAGAACAACCTCACCCAGATCATCCTGCGCAAGCTCGAGCAGATGCCCAACGTGACCCTGCGGTTCAGCTCGCCGGTGGTGCGGGTCGAGCGCGGCGACCGCCACGTGCGCATCCACCTCGAGGGCGGTCACCGCGACGAGCCGGTCCTGGCGCGCTGGATGATCGCCTGCGACGGCGCCTCCTCCCCGGTCCGCAAGTCGCTGGGCATCGCTTTCGAGGGCACCACCTACGACGAGCGCTTCCTGGTCATCTCCACCACGCACGAGTTCCGTGACGACTTCCCCGACCTCGCCTACGTCTCCTACATCTACGACCCGAAGGAGTGGGGCGTCCTGCTCCGCACGCCGAACCACTGGCGTGCCCTCTTCCCGGTGACCGACGCGGAGACCGACGAGGAGGTGATGAGCCCCGACAACATGGAGGCGCGCATGCAGCGCCTCAACCCCAAGGAGACGCCGTACGACATCGTGCACCGCAACGTGTACGCGGTGAACATGCGCTCCGCGTCGACGTACGCCTCGGGCCAGGTGCTCCTCGCCGGCGACGCGGCCCACTGCAACAACCCGCTCGGTGGCATGGGCATGAACTCCGGCATCCACGACGCGTGGACGGCCGTCGAGTGCATCCACGCCGTGCTGGCCGACGGCGTCGACGCGACGCACGCCGCCCAGCTCTACTCGGAGCTGCGCCGCGACGCTGCCATCAACCACGTCCAGGCGCGCGCGCAGAAGAACTACGACAGCATGCGCCAGGACGACGACGCCGCCCGCGCGGAACAGGCTGACGAGCTCTCCGCCCTGGACCGCGACCTCTTCGAGAAGCGCGAGCACCAGCGCACCGCGGCGATGTTCACCTCCCTGCGCATCACGCTCGGTCGCCTCAAGCGCGAGCTCCACGCCGTCAAGGCGCCGAACCGCTCCGGCGGTCAGGAGCTCTCACGGCTGCTCAGCCTGGGTCCGGTCACCGCGGCCGGGGCCTACGACGGCGTCTCCGCGAAGCTGGTCGAGAGCTCCGGCTTCAAGGCCGTCTACGTGCCGGGCTCTGCGGTCTCCGCCGCGGTGATGGGTCAGCCCGACCTGGGCTACCTCGGCCTGGCCGAGATGGCTGAGGCGGTCCGTCGGATCACCTCCGCCACCACGCTGCCGGTGATCGTCGACGGCGACACCGGCTACGGCGGGGTGCTCCAGACCGGGGAGGCCGTGCGCCGCCTCGAGCAGGTCGGTGCCGCCGCGGTCCAGTTCGAGGACCAGCTGGCGCCGAAGCGCTGCGGGCACCTGGGTGGCAAGGAGCTGGTCGAGACCGAGGAGATGGTGGCCAAGATCCGCATCGCCGTCGCCGAGCGCACCTCCGCCCTGATCATCGCCCGCACCGACGCGAAGGGCGTCGACGGCTTCGACGCCGTCCTGGAGCGCGCCGCGGCGTACGCCCGTGCCGGCGCCGACCTGGTCTTCGCCGAGGGCGTCACCTCCCGCGAGGAGCTCACCGCCCTGCGGGCGGTCGTCCAGGGACGCCCGCTGATGGTCAACCTCTCGGAGGCCGGCGACAGCTCTGACCTGCCGCCGATCGAGATCGCCCACGAGGCCGGTGTCGGCCTGCTGATCCACCCGGTCTCGGCGGTCCTCGCCGCGGCCGAGGGCATCGCCGAGACCTACCGTCGCCTGCTCTCCACCGGCACGTCCGGCAAGGGGCAGCAGGACTGGAAGGCCTTCACCACCGTGCTCGGGCAGGACGAGCAGCTCGAGCGCGCCGCGCGTCTCGCAGCCGACGACGCCTGA
- a CDS encoding IclR family transcriptional regulator translates to MTGRTTATAARPADVLMLFLDDADSLGISEIARRLQVSKAVVHRIVTTFVERGLLTPCPLGQGYSLGAAAVALGARASRSSALRAAARPELSRLQATTGESAVLSAVAGDQYVVIAQEESANEVRRTVEVGRRFPLHTGSTGRCILAFQPEDRSARLLDEVAPDDDCLRAEIDGVRVRGWTQSPAHPIHGTVSVAAPVLDGDGTAVGALSVCGPAQRMGEAVRPEHARAVVTAAHRASQLLGWRGGLPAALSG, encoded by the coding sequence ATGACAGGCAGGACGACGGCGACGGCGGCCCGCCCTGCCGACGTGCTGATGCTCTTCCTCGACGACGCCGACTCGTTGGGCATCTCAGAGATCGCCCGGCGGCTCCAGGTCTCCAAGGCGGTCGTGCACCGCATCGTCACCACGTTCGTCGAACGCGGCCTCCTGACTCCCTGCCCCCTGGGTCAGGGCTACTCCCTCGGAGCGGCGGCCGTGGCCCTGGGCGCGCGGGCCAGCCGTTCCTCCGCCCTGCGCGCGGCCGCCCGCCCAGAGCTCAGCCGCCTGCAGGCGACCACCGGCGAGAGCGCCGTGCTCTCGGCGGTCGCCGGTGACCAGTACGTGGTCATCGCCCAGGAGGAGAGCGCCAACGAGGTGCGACGCACCGTCGAGGTGGGTCGCCGCTTCCCGTTGCACACGGGCAGCACCGGCCGCTGCATCCTCGCCTTCCAGCCCGAGGACCGCTCCGCCCGCCTGCTCGACGAGGTCGCACCTGACGACGACTGCCTGCGGGCCGAGATCGACGGCGTACGCGTGCGTGGATGGACGCAGTCGCCCGCCCACCCGATCCACGGGACCGTCTCGGTCGCCGCCCCGGTGCTGGACGGCGACGGGACCGCCGTCGGCGCGCTGTCGGTCTGCGGACCGGCACAGCGCATGGGGGAGGCCGTACGCCCCGAGCACGCCCGCGCGGTGGTCACGGCTGCCCACCGCGCCTCACAGCTGTTGGGGTGGCGCGGCGGGCTTCCCGCCGCCCTGTCGGGCTGA
- a CDS encoding arylmalonate decarboxylase produces the protein MPVGTGAVITPQEKKGTKFALVLPSTNTSVERELHDLRPQDCSWHTGRIMINAPALDSAEAFGLFREGLNEAMPSALEIVMTCNPDYIVMGMSAETFWGGVAGNAEFEQRVRDLTGREVTTGATAAGEALKAFGAKRIGIVTPYQPVGDEQVVAYFTELGFEVAGITGLCSESATSIATESPEKLREAFLSVDGDDVDALIQCGTNLECAATAAALEKEIGKPVIAINIATAWHAFRTNGIADRITGYGRLLEEH, from the coding sequence ATGCCCGTCGGTACCGGAGCCGTCATCACCCCGCAGGAGAAGAAGGGCACCAAGTTCGCCCTCGTCCTGCCCTCCACCAACACCTCTGTCGAGCGTGAGCTCCACGACCTGCGCCCCCAGGACTGCTCCTGGCACACGGGCCGGATCATGATCAACGCCCCTGCCCTGGACTCGGCCGAGGCGTTCGGCCTCTTCCGTGAGGGCCTCAACGAGGCGATGCCGTCGGCGCTCGAGATCGTGATGACGTGCAACCCCGACTACATCGTCATGGGCATGAGCGCGGAGACCTTCTGGGGCGGTGTCGCCGGCAACGCCGAGTTCGAGCAGCGGGTGCGTGACCTGACCGGCCGCGAGGTGACCACGGGCGCCACCGCCGCGGGTGAGGCGCTGAAGGCGTTCGGCGCGAAGCGGATCGGCATCGTGACCCCCTACCAGCCGGTGGGCGACGAGCAGGTCGTCGCCTACTTCACCGAGCTGGGCTTCGAGGTCGCGGGGATCACCGGCCTCTGCTCGGAGTCGGCCACCTCGATCGCCACCGAGTCGCCCGAGAAGCTGCGCGAGGCCTTCCTCTCGGTCGACGGCGACGACGTCGACGCACTGATCCAGTGCGGCACGAACCTCGAGTGCGCCGCCACCGCTGCTGCCCTGGAGAAGGAGATCGGCAAGCCGGTCATCGCGATCAACATCGCGACCGCCTGGCACGCCTTCCGCACCAACGGCATCGCCGACCGGATCACCGGCTACGGGCGCCTGCTCGAGGAGCACTGA
- a CDS encoding IclR family transcriptional regulator has product MPTSDHTPRVSGASSSRKLLHTLLCFTEQRPTWTVADLANELGLATTSAYRYVGLLREVGLLDSAPGTGNTYRVTDLVLGLARACEAAQPPLAEVALPVMTRLRDEIGETVLVARRGGTSAYCVERVESMHPVRLQFDPGQAMDLHAGSLSRVLLSAVPRAERRRYVEGVRPGLPPERLALLSDEALDATLDAGWTQSFEEIDEGIWGCAAAIRLGDGVVAAIGTAAPVFRTDDARRDEIIALIRAAADEIAAALG; this is encoded by the coding sequence ATGCCAACCTCCGACCACACGCCGCGCGTCAGCGGCGCCAGCAGCAGCCGCAAGCTGCTCCACACCTTGCTCTGCTTCACCGAGCAGCGACCGACCTGGACCGTCGCAGACCTGGCGAACGAGCTGGGCCTGGCGACCACCTCGGCCTACCGTTACGTGGGCCTGCTGCGCGAGGTCGGCCTGCTCGACAGCGCCCCGGGCACGGGCAACACCTACCGTGTCACCGACCTCGTCCTGGGGCTCGCGCGGGCGTGCGAGGCCGCCCAACCACCGCTGGCCGAGGTGGCGCTGCCCGTGATGACCCGCCTGCGCGACGAGATCGGCGAGACCGTCCTGGTCGCGCGCCGCGGTGGCACCTCGGCCTACTGCGTCGAACGCGTGGAGTCCATGCACCCCGTGCGCCTCCAGTTCGACCCCGGCCAGGCCATGGACCTGCACGCGGGCTCGCTGTCGCGAGTGCTGCTCTCGGCCGTGCCGCGTGCCGAGCGGCGGCGCTACGTCGAGGGCGTACGACCTGGCTTGCCCCCCGAGCGCCTCGCCCTGCTCAGCGACGAGGCACTCGACGCGACGCTGGACGCCGGGTGGACCCAGAGCTTCGAGGAGATCGACGAGGGCATCTGGGGGTGCGCGGCCGCGATCCGGCTCGGCGACGGCGTGGTGGCGGCGATCGGCACTGCGGCCCCGGTCTTCCGCACCGACGACGCGCGGCGCGACGAGATCATCGCCTTGATTCGCGCCGCCGCGGACGAGATCGCCGCCGCCCTGGGGTGA